In Halobacterium sp. R2-5, the following are encoded in one genomic region:
- the nucS gene encoding endonuclease NucS — MVVERADAPDPGELVAAAKAAFRDGAVLSVQANCEVEYEGRTSGYLGEGDRLLVAKPDGTFLVHQPTGHKPVNWMPGGGTVEARESDGDAVLLARRSNPSERVEARILEAYGVTRFEAEDGATYEESGTEAEMHEYIQNNPDSLEDDLRIVEHERETKYGFVDFYAVDEDGTPVVVEVKRIQATLNHFDQLKRYVELYDESNENVRGMLVAPSASERVRRALRDNGLEFVELAEFGLDAKGATEAKLTDF; from the coding sequence ATGGTCGTCGAGCGCGCGGACGCGCCCGACCCCGGGGAGCTCGTCGCCGCGGCGAAGGCGGCGTTCCGGGACGGCGCGGTGCTGTCCGTACAGGCGAACTGCGAGGTGGAGTACGAGGGCCGCACCAGCGGCTACCTCGGCGAGGGCGACCGGCTGCTCGTCGCGAAGCCGGACGGGACGTTCCTCGTCCACCAGCCGACCGGCCACAAGCCGGTCAACTGGATGCCCGGTGGCGGCACCGTCGAAGCGCGCGAGAGCGACGGCGACGCCGTGCTGCTCGCGCGCCGCAGCAACCCCAGCGAGCGCGTCGAAGCCCGCATCCTCGAAGCGTACGGCGTCACGCGCTTCGAGGCCGAGGACGGCGCGACCTACGAGGAGTCCGGCACCGAGGCCGAGATGCACGAGTACATCCAGAACAACCCCGACTCGCTGGAAGACGACCTGCGCATCGTCGAGCACGAGCGCGAGACGAAGTACGGGTTCGTCGACTTCTACGCGGTGGACGAGGACGGGACGCCCGTGGTCGTCGAGGTCAAGCGCATCCAGGCGACGCTCAACCACTTCGACCAGCTCAAGCGCTACGTCGAGCTCTACGACGAGTCGAACGAGAACGTCCGGGGGATGCTGGTCGCGCCGTCCGCCTCCGAGCGCGTGCGGCGCGCGCTCCGGGACAACGGGCTCGAGTTCGTGGAGCTCGCGGAGTTCGGACTCGACGCGAAGGGCGCGACGGAAGCGAAGCTCACCGACTTCTAG
- the infB gene encoding translation initiation factor IF-2, whose protein sequence is MSDADTTEEPGELRTPIVAVLGHVDHGKTSLLDKIRGSAVIEGEAGAITQHIGATAVPLDVVSEVAGSLVDPTEFDLPGLLFIDTPGHHSFSTLRSRGGALADIAILVVDVNDGFQPQTEEAIRILKDTGTPFVVAANKIDTIPGWNPTADAPVQQTYESQSDRVTSQLDEKLYELIGELSDAGFSSDLYWRVQNFQANIGVVPVSAETGEGIPDLLTVLMGLAQRYMKDEMEVDIDGPGAGTVLEVVEERGFGTTLDVILYDGTIEQGDEIVVGGTNDTIVTEVRALLKPRELAEIRTENRFEDIESMEAAAGLKIAAPDLDDAMAGAPVRVVGDREVDEVIAEVQAELEEVAVETAEEGVVVKADTLGSLEALANAMEEAEIPVMSAEVGDIAPRDVAMATTADDDKHRTILGFNVDVLADAERKAEDEDVRIFDSDVIYQLVENYEEFVEERERAQQEAIFENIVRPARFRILKDHVFRQSDPAVVGVEVVSGTLKRNTPVGYMEGNELQRVGVVKGIQEQGEDVDEVRAGNRVSVSIDGPTVGRDIDEGDELWVDLPEKHAKVLEQELTDEIPADEREALKAYLETQRKRDPFWGK, encoded by the coding sequence ATGTCCGACGCAGACACCACCGAAGAACCCGGGGAGCTGCGGACGCCCATCGTCGCGGTCCTCGGCCACGTCGACCACGGGAAGACCAGCTTGCTCGACAAGATTCGCGGCTCCGCCGTCATCGAGGGGGAAGCCGGCGCCATCACCCAGCACATCGGCGCGACAGCCGTGCCGCTGGACGTCGTCAGCGAGGTGGCGGGCAGCCTCGTCGACCCCACGGAGTTCGACCTGCCGGGGCTGCTGTTCATCGACACGCCCGGCCACCACTCGTTCTCGACGCTGCGCTCGCGGGGCGGCGCGCTCGCGGACATCGCCATCCTCGTCGTGGACGTCAACGACGGCTTCCAGCCCCAGACCGAGGAGGCCATCCGCATCCTCAAGGACACGGGGACGCCGTTCGTCGTCGCCGCGAACAAGATCGACACCATCCCCGGCTGGAACCCGACGGCGGACGCGCCCGTCCAGCAGACCTACGAGAGCCAGTCCGACCGCGTCACCAGCCAGCTCGACGAGAAGCTCTACGAGCTCATCGGCGAGCTCTCGGACGCGGGGTTCTCCTCGGACCTCTACTGGCGCGTCCAGAACTTCCAGGCGAACATCGGCGTCGTCCCGGTGTCCGCGGAGACCGGCGAGGGCATCCCGGACCTCCTGACGGTGCTGATGGGGCTCGCCCAGCGGTACATGAAAGACGAGATGGAGGTCGACATCGACGGCCCCGGCGCCGGCACCGTCCTCGAGGTCGTCGAGGAGCGCGGGTTCGGGACGACCCTGGACGTGATTCTGTACGACGGCACCATCGAGCAGGGCGACGAAATCGTCGTCGGCGGCACCAACGACACCATCGTCACCGAGGTGCGCGCGCTCCTGAAGCCGCGCGAGCTCGCCGAAATCCGTACGGAGAACCGCTTCGAGGACATCGAGTCGATGGAGGCCGCGGCCGGCCTGAAAATCGCCGCGCCCGACCTCGACGACGCGATGGCGGGCGCGCCCGTCCGCGTAGTCGGCGACCGCGAGGTCGACGAGGTAATCGCGGAAGTCCAGGCCGAACTCGAGGAGGTCGCGGTCGAGACCGCCGAGGAGGGCGTCGTCGTGAAGGCGGACACGCTCGGCAGCCTCGAAGCGCTCGCGAACGCCATGGAGGAAGCCGAGATTCCCGTGATGTCCGCGGAGGTCGGCGACATCGCACCCCGGGACGTGGCGATGGCGACCACGGCGGACGACGACAAACACCGCACTATCCTCGGATTCAACGTGGACGTGCTCGCGGACGCCGAGCGCAAGGCCGAGGACGAGGACGTCCGCATCTTCGACAGCGACGTCATCTACCAGCTCGTCGAGAACTACGAGGAGTTCGTCGAGGAGCGCGAGCGCGCCCAGCAGGAGGCCATCTTCGAGAACATCGTGCGGCCCGCTCGCTTCCGCATCCTCAAGGACCACGTGTTCCGCCAGAGCGACCCCGCGGTCGTCGGCGTCGAGGTCGTCTCGGGGACCCTGAAGCGCAACACGCCGGTCGGCTACATGGAGGGCAACGAACTCCAGCGCGTCGGCGTCGTGAAGGGCATCCAGGAGCAGGGCGAGGACGTCGACGAGGTGCGCGCGGGCAACCGCGTCAGCGTCTCCATCGACGGCCCGACAGTCGGCCGGGACATCGATGAGGGCGACGAGCTCTGGGTGGACCTCCCGGAGAAGCACGCGAAGGTCCTCGAACAGGAGCTCACCGACGAGATTCCCGCCGACGAGCGCGAGGCGCTGAAGGCGTACCTCGAAACCCAGCGTAAGCGCGACCCCTTCTGGGGGAAGTAG
- a CDS encoding metal-dependent hydrolase: MMATTHALVGLAVAAVVTLVAPEYGVIAAAAGLTGGVFPDLDIYAGHRRTLHFPVYYTAAAAVAGVVAFVLPVPWTVGVAVFLAAAALHAASDALGGGLELEPWEGTSERAVYSHYHRRWVPPRRLVRYDGAPEDLALAALFGTPAALAFGPTVHQVVAVTLAVSAGWVVVRKHVPTVATWAVAQLPEGVHPHLPERFGP; encoded by the coding sequence ATGATGGCCACGACGCACGCGCTCGTCGGGCTCGCGGTCGCCGCAGTCGTGACGCTCGTGGCGCCCGAGTACGGCGTGATCGCGGCCGCCGCGGGGCTCACGGGCGGCGTGTTCCCCGACCTCGACATCTACGCTGGTCACCGCCGCACGCTCCACTTTCCCGTGTACTACACCGCTGCCGCGGCCGTGGCGGGCGTCGTCGCGTTCGTTCTCCCCGTCCCGTGGACCGTCGGCGTCGCCGTCTTCCTCGCGGCCGCCGCGCTGCACGCCGCCAGCGACGCGCTCGGCGGCGGCCTCGAACTCGAACCCTGGGAGGGAACCAGCGAACGGGCGGTGTACAGCCACTACCACCGCCGCTGGGTGCCGCCCCGCCGGCTCGTCCGCTACGACGGCGCCCCCGAGGACCTCGCGCTCGCCGCGCTGTTCGGAACGCCCGCCGCGCTCGCGTTCGGGCCGACGGTCCACCAGGTCGTCGCCGTCACGCTCGCGGTCTCCGCGGGCTGGGTCGTCGTCCGCAAGCACGTCCCCACAGTCGCCACGTGGGCGGTCGCCCAGCTACCGGAGGGCGTCCACCCGCACCTCCCCGAACGGTTCGGTCCGTAG
- a CDS encoding preprotein translocase subunit SecD, with product MSWLRENWRVTFLVVLLLGSSVALFAPGIGASGSPDEEVASRPTNLQYGLELSGGVRLRATATGVTATGVDVPANETARDALEADVANALSVEPGSVTARDRPSPDSSDVVEVYADNTTDEVRTALDDLGYGYDSVSEGVTSATRTEIVDTISTKIDATGFSGASVYSTQTQSGGNYIVVEVPGQNASQVRSLIQGRGEVEMLAYYPENGSQTNATVLTHSQLQRSDVSTAQVIDGRPSVPVSLTQDTAEEFAADMREYGFTSNQGMSNCQYPDGGYCLLTVLDGEVVYDAGVRANLAQSFENGEFVQDPRFVITANSMEEARELRVNLQAGALPTDLRFQDSYYVSPSFAERYKPLSLVTGVAAAIAMALVVFARYGDPRVAVPMVFTALSEVVILLGFAAATGLALDLSHIAGFIAVIGTGVDDLVIIADEVMTKEIDSQRVFQSRFRKALWVIGAAAVTTIIAMSPLAVLSLGDLRGFAIITILGVLIGVLVTRPAYGDILRRLVTGEH from the coding sequence ATGAGCTGGCTCCGCGAGAACTGGCGAGTCACGTTCCTCGTCGTGTTGCTGCTGGGCTCCTCGGTCGCGCTGTTCGCGCCGGGTATCGGCGCGTCGGGCAGCCCCGACGAGGAGGTCGCGTCCCGGCCGACGAACCTCCAGTACGGCCTCGAACTCTCCGGCGGCGTGCGGCTGCGGGCGACCGCGACCGGCGTCACCGCGACCGGCGTCGACGTCCCGGCGAACGAGACTGCGCGCGACGCCCTCGAGGCCGACGTCGCGAACGCGCTCTCGGTCGAACCCGGGAGCGTGACCGCCCGCGACCGCCCGTCGCCCGACAGCTCGGACGTCGTGGAAGTGTACGCGGACAACACGACCGACGAGGTCAGAACGGCTCTCGACGACCTCGGGTACGGCTACGACTCGGTCTCCGAGGGCGTCACGTCCGCGACGCGGACCGAGATCGTCGACACCATCTCCACGAAGATCGACGCGACCGGGTTCTCCGGGGCCTCGGTCTACTCCACGCAGACGCAGTCCGGGGGGAACTACATCGTCGTCGAAGTCCCCGGACAGAACGCCTCCCAGGTGCGGTCGCTCATCCAGGGACGCGGCGAGGTCGAGATGCTGGCCTACTACCCGGAGAACGGCAGCCAGACGAACGCGACGGTGCTCACGCACTCCCAGCTCCAGCGCAGCGACGTCAGCACCGCGCAGGTCATCGACGGGCGGCCGTCGGTCCCGGTGTCGCTCACGCAGGACACCGCCGAGGAGTTCGCCGCGGACATGCGGGAGTACGGCTTCACGTCCAACCAGGGGATGAGTAACTGCCAGTACCCGGACGGCGGCTACTGCCTGCTCACAGTCCTCGACGGCGAGGTCGTCTACGACGCCGGCGTCCGCGCGAACCTCGCCCAGAGCTTCGAGAACGGCGAGTTCGTGCAGGACCCGCGGTTCGTCATCACGGCCAACTCCATGGAGGAGGCCCGCGAACTCCGCGTGAACCTCCAGGCCGGCGCGCTCCCGACGGACCTGCGCTTCCAGGACTCCTACTACGTCTCTCCGAGCTTCGCGGAGCGGTACAAGCCGCTGTCGCTGGTGACCGGCGTCGCCGCCGCCATCGCGATGGCGCTCGTAGTGTTCGCCCGGTACGGCGACCCCCGGGTCGCGGTGCCGATGGTGTTCACGGCGCTCTCCGAGGTGGTCATCCTGCTCGGGTTCGCCGCCGCGACCGGGCTGGCGCTGGACCTCTCGCACATCGCCGGGTTCATCGCGGTCATCGGGACGGGGGTGGACGACCTCGTCATCATCGCCGACGAGGTGATGACCAAGGAGATCGACTCCCAGCGCGTGTTCCAGAGCCGCTTCAGGAAGGCGCTGTGGGTCATCGGCGCGGCCGCGGTCACCACCATCATCGCGATGAGCCCGCTGGCCGTGCTCAGCCTCGGCGACCTCCGCGGGTTCGCCATCATCACCATCCTCGGCGTGCTCATCGGTGTGCTCGTCACGCGGCCGGCGTACGGTGACATCCTCCGCCGCCTCGTCACCGGCGAGCACTGA
- a CDS encoding PRC-barrel domain-containing protein, producing MADILAENLSGKAVMGSDGTELGMLYNITMDLKSGKLEDLLVEPHEDSPVNVDFPSDDEGHYRVPVGRVQAVKDYIVVQR from the coding sequence ATGGCCGACATCCTCGCCGAGAACCTCTCCGGGAAGGCCGTGATGGGTTCGGACGGCACGGAGCTCGGAATGCTGTACAACATCACGATGGACCTCAAGAGCGGGAAGCTCGAAGACCTGCTCGTGGAGCCCCACGAGGACTCCCCCGTGAACGTCGACTTCCCCTCGGACGACGAGGGCCACTACCGCGTCCCCGTCGGGCGCGTGCAGGCGGTCAAGGACTACATCGTCGTCCAGCGATAG
- a CDS encoding CopG family transcriptional regulator codes for MPRKYSVVCGDSLANEVENLAREYGLSEQEVLRQLIENGLEAVDDSAEVPEGSD; via the coding sequence ATGCCTCGGAAGTACTCCGTCGTGTGTGGGGACTCTCTCGCCAACGAGGTCGAGAACCTGGCGAGAGAGTACGGGCTCTCCGAGCAGGAGGTGCTCCGGCAGCTCATCGAGAACGGCCTCGAAGCCGTCGACGACAGCGCGGAGGTCCCCGAGGGCAGCGACTAG
- a CDS encoding DUF5812 family protein, whose amino-acid sequence MTDEKTATFLVTSADDESAVLSDVTDAQVHTLSENPGLAEGDVLEATVAPDPPVNVTYSVVDVVERKQIPVEASDETPTPQSKEIAADLAPGDLETTERAGVGEVHVLGVPEDGVEETVEDVLADDQTIARAARIGIERVEVRSGEDFVTVRYLP is encoded by the coding sequence ATGACCGACGAGAAGACCGCGACGTTCCTCGTCACCAGCGCGGACGACGAGTCCGCGGTGCTCTCGGACGTGACGGACGCGCAGGTCCACACGCTCTCCGAGAACCCCGGCCTCGCGGAGGGCGACGTCCTCGAAGCGACCGTCGCCCCCGACCCGCCGGTGAACGTGACGTACAGCGTCGTCGACGTCGTCGAACGCAAGCAGATTCCGGTCGAAGCGAGCGACGAGACGCCCACGCCGCAGTCCAAGGAGATCGCCGCCGACCTCGCGCCCGGCGACCTCGAGACGACCGAGCGCGCGGGCGTCGGGGAAGTCCACGTCCTCGGCGTCCCCGAGGACGGCGTCGAGGAGACTGTCGAGGACGTGCTCGCGGACGACCAGACCATCGCTCGCGCCGCCCGCATCGGCATCGAGCGCGTCGAAGTCCGCTCCGGCGAGGACTTCGTGACCGTCCGCTACCTCCCCTAG
- a CDS encoding type II CAAX endopeptidase family protein, producing the protein MNDRYAQTVGFVLAGVGLAATFLDWPADAALAARAATAFAALAAVAFGARRHGVEAPRLDLVAGAAGAALAIAAAFGVGAATAGLPPGPSVALLAGLGVVGTAVAATAGLEKAAVRARERRFVVAVVASLAALVFGSLLASVAVGLAPADPLVTTPVNTAVASVGYGLAGLAFVAWYDGSVDVGRPSRRDWLVAGAGVVAIFAVHYALVGLVRVFDLPQTSHTLVETARQHPEILPPLVLLSYLAVGPGEELLARNGVQKYLYGAYSRRSAVVAGCLVFTGAHVLAYAGSGATPGAVLVTLGRLFAVSLVLGATYERTDDLFAPVVVHGTYDAVQFALAYVAFT; encoded by the coding sequence GTGAACGACCGGTACGCGCAGACCGTCGGCTTCGTGCTCGCGGGCGTCGGGCTCGCCGCGACGTTCCTCGACTGGCCGGCCGACGCCGCGCTCGCGGCGCGTGCGGCGACCGCGTTCGCGGCGCTCGCGGCGGTCGCGTTCGGCGCGCGACGGCACGGCGTCGAGGCCCCCCGGCTGGACCTCGTTGCCGGGGCGGCCGGCGCCGCGCTCGCTATCGCCGCGGCGTTCGGCGTCGGCGCCGCGACCGCGGGGCTGCCGCCCGGCCCGTCAGTCGCGCTGCTCGCGGGGCTGGGCGTCGTCGGCACGGCAGTCGCGGCGACCGCCGGCCTGGAGAAGGCGGCGGTCCGCGCCCGCGAGCGGCGCTTCGTCGTCGCCGTCGTGGCGTCGCTGGCCGCGCTCGTGTTCGGGTCGCTGCTCGCGAGCGTGGCCGTCGGGCTCGCCCCCGCGGACCCGCTCGTCACCACCCCCGTCAACACCGCGGTCGCGAGCGTCGGGTACGGCCTCGCCGGCCTCGCGTTCGTCGCGTGGTACGACGGCAGCGTAGACGTCGGCCGGCCGTCCCGCCGCGACTGGCTCGTCGCTGGCGCCGGCGTCGTCGCAATCTTCGCGGTCCACTACGCGCTCGTCGGGCTCGTCAGGGTCTTCGACCTCCCGCAGACCAGCCACACGCTCGTCGAGACCGCGCGCCAGCACCCCGAAATTCTGCCGCCGCTCGTGCTCCTGTCGTACCTCGCGGTCGGTCCCGGCGAGGAACTGCTCGCGCGCAACGGCGTCCAGAAGTACCTCTACGGCGCGTACTCGCGGCGTAGCGCCGTCGTCGCGGGCTGTCTCGTGTTCACCGGCGCGCACGTGCTCGCGTACGCCGGCTCGGGCGCGACGCCGGGCGCGGTGCTCGTGACCCTCGGACGGCTGTTCGCCGTCTCGCTCGTACTCGGCGCGACCTACGAGCGCACCGACGACCTGTTCGCGCCCGTCGTCGTCCACGGCACGTACGACGCGGTGCAGTTCGCGCTGGCGTACGTGGCGTTCACCTGA
- the secF gene encoding protein translocase subunit SecF: MPSFEVPEVDLSQYSMRQLVAPPLALLVIALTVVGASFALTGWPADPGIEFTGGTELVVESNAPQSEITAAFDQPHDSVRSIGTDGSRYLITFQSEAEQDLVGQANDAGFEVVQSQSTSATFGAGTQQLALMGVGIAFAGMSVVVFLLFRTFVPSIAVVLSAFSDIVVPVALMNLFGIELSLGTVAALLMLIGYSVDSDILLNNHVLRRSGSFWESVHRAMRTGVTMTVTSIVTMIVMTVVSYVFGIELLTDIGLVLVFGLTTDLVNTYMLNVTLLRWYKFEGVAR, encoded by the coding sequence ATGCCCAGTTTCGAGGTCCCTGAGGTCGACCTCAGCCAGTACTCCATGCGGCAGCTCGTCGCCCCGCCGCTGGCGCTGCTGGTCATTGCGCTCACTGTCGTGGGCGCGTCGTTCGCTCTCACGGGATGGCCAGCCGACCCCGGTATCGAGTTCACCGGGGGTACCGAGCTCGTCGTCGAATCGAACGCACCCCAGTCCGAGATCACGGCCGCGTTCGACCAGCCCCACGACTCCGTCCGCTCCATCGGGACCGACGGCTCGCGGTACCTCATCACGTTCCAGTCCGAGGCCGAACAGGACCTCGTCGGACAGGCCAACGACGCCGGCTTCGAGGTGGTCCAGTCACAGAGCACCTCCGCGACGTTCGGGGCGGGCACCCAGCAGCTCGCGCTGATGGGTGTCGGCATCGCGTTCGCCGGCATGAGCGTCGTCGTCTTCCTCCTGTTCCGGACGTTCGTCCCCTCCATCGCCGTCGTGCTGTCGGCGTTCAGCGACATCGTCGTCCCCGTCGCGCTGATGAACCTCTTCGGCATCGAGCTCTCGCTGGGGACCGTCGCCGCGCTCCTGATGCTCATCGGTTACAGCGTCGACTCCGACATCCTCCTGAACAACCACGTACTCCGGCGCTCGGGGAGCTTCTGGGAGAGCGTCCACCGCGCGATGCGGACGGGTGTCACGATGACCGTGACCTCCATCGTCACGATGATCGTGATGACCGTCGTCTCCTACGTCTTCGGCATCGAACTGCTCACGGACATCGGCCTGGTGCTGGTGTTCGGCCTGACGACTGACCTCGTGAACACGTACATGCTGAACGTCACACTGCTTCGCTGGTACAAGTTCGAGGGGGTGGCGCGATGA
- a CDS encoding NOB1 family endonuclease yields MQVLDASAFIHDYDPEGETASIPAVREELEDAAAYRYDALAGGGMQVQVPGEAALASAREAARTTGDLDVLSETDLRLLAAAYELDGTVVTDDYAVQNAADELGVGVDVIEQAGISERRDWNFQCQGCGREFEESRERCPVCGSDLSRKRPR; encoded by the coding sequence GTGCAGGTCTTAGACGCCTCCGCGTTCATTCACGACTACGATCCCGAGGGCGAGACGGCGTCGATTCCCGCCGTTCGGGAGGAACTGGAGGACGCCGCGGCGTACCGCTACGACGCGCTCGCGGGCGGCGGCATGCAGGTCCAGGTGCCGGGGGAGGCGGCGCTCGCGTCCGCTCGCGAGGCCGCGCGCACGACCGGCGACCTCGACGTGCTCTCCGAGACCGACCTCCGGCTGCTGGCGGCCGCGTACGAGCTCGACGGCACGGTCGTCACGGACGACTACGCGGTCCAGAACGCGGCCGACGAGCTGGGCGTCGGCGTCGACGTCATCGAGCAGGCCGGCATCAGCGAGCGCCGCGACTGGAACTTCCAGTGCCAGGGCTGCGGTCGGGAGTTCGAGGAGTCCAGGGAGCGCTGTCCGGTCTGCGGGAGCGACCTCTCCCGGAAGCGCCCCCGCTAG
- a CDS encoding glucose-6-phosphate isomerase → MHVDVGNALAAEAAPGVPEDALERLDDRVRAAHERIAAGMTDEEFGYAALNLPLTADADAIERAVEPFADSDVLLNVGIGGSALGAATLVDALGGDLEAYFLDNVDPEHVDTLLDSVDLSRTAVHVVSRSGTTAETLANFLVVRDAMADAGVDWTERTFVTTGPEGNLRDLAEEHDLPALDAPEGVPGRFSALSTVGLPAAALAGHDVDAILDGAREGRDALTGSLFDCPAYAYGATAYALDLRGAGINAMMPYAESLETFAEWFAQLWAESLGKDGLGQTPARALGATDQHSQLQLYRAGPRDKLVTLVRARGRDDRGIPETDLEGLDYLAGGSLGDLLDAEFEATEASLAESGVPNVRVEIPRVDEPSLGRLLYDMEAACILAGELYGVETFTQPAVEWGKEAARALLSGERGLPEKTELVVE, encoded by the coding sequence ATGCACGTAGACGTGGGCAACGCCCTCGCCGCGGAGGCGGCGCCGGGCGTCCCCGAGGACGCACTCGAACGGCTGGACGACCGCGTCAGGGCTGCACACGAGCGCATCGCCGCGGGGATGACCGACGAGGAGTTCGGGTACGCGGCGCTGAACCTCCCGCTGACCGCGGACGCGGACGCCATCGAGCGGGCGGTCGAGCCGTTCGCGGACAGCGACGTCTTGCTGAACGTCGGCATCGGCGGGAGTGCGCTCGGCGCGGCGACGCTCGTGGACGCCCTCGGCGGCGACCTGGAGGCGTACTTCCTCGACAACGTCGACCCCGAGCACGTCGACACGCTGCTCGACAGCGTCGACCTCTCGCGGACCGCCGTCCACGTGGTCTCGCGCTCGGGGACGACCGCGGAGACGCTCGCGAACTTCCTCGTCGTGCGCGACGCCATGGCGGACGCGGGCGTCGACTGGACCGAGCGCACGTTCGTCACGACCGGCCCCGAGGGGAACCTCCGGGACCTCGCCGAGGAGCACGACCTGCCCGCGCTCGACGCGCCCGAGGGCGTCCCCGGGCGGTTCTCCGCGCTCTCGACGGTGGGGCTGCCGGCCGCCGCGCTCGCCGGCCACGACGTCGACGCGATTCTCGACGGCGCGCGCGAGGGGCGGGACGCGCTCACGGGGTCGCTGTTCGACTGCCCGGCGTACGCGTACGGCGCGACCGCGTACGCGCTGGACCTGCGGGGCGCGGGCATCAACGCGATGATGCCGTACGCGGAGTCCCTGGAGACGTTCGCGGAGTGGTTCGCGCAGCTCTGGGCCGAAAGTTTAGGAAAGGACGGCCTCGGGCAGACGCCCGCGCGGGCGCTCGGCGCGACCGACCAGCACAGCCAGCTCCAGCTCTACCGCGCCGGCCCGCGGGACAAGCTCGTGACGCTCGTTCGAGCCCGCGGGCGCGACGACCGCGGGATTCCCGAGACTGACCTGGAGGGCCTGGACTACCTCGCGGGCGGCAGCCTCGGCGACCTGCTGGACGCGGAGTTCGAGGCGACGGAAGCGAGCCTCGCGGAGTCCGGCGTGCCGAACGTCCGCGTCGAGATTCCCCGGGTCGACGAGCCCTCGCTCGGCCGCTTGCTCTACGACATGGAGGCCGCCTGCATTCTCGCGGGCGAGCTCTACGGCGTGGAGACGTTCACCCAGCCCGCCGTCGAGTGGGGGAAGGAGGCCGCCCGCGCGCTCCTGTCGGGCGAGCGCGGGCTCCCCGAGAAGACCGAACTCGTCGTCGAGTAG
- a CDS encoding methylated-DNA--[protein]-cysteine S-methyltransferase — translation MRVTVCGHDFDVDLDYVDASEATVREQLRAYEAGERDRFDLDVSYPEGFLGEVMAAMCSIPPGETRTYGEVAASVDSAAVAVGSVCGKNPVPVVVPCHRVVAADGLGGYSALGGRDAKRALLEREGATV, via the coding sequence GTGCGAGTCACAGTCTGCGGCCACGACTTCGACGTCGACCTCGACTACGTGGACGCCAGCGAGGCGACCGTCCGCGAGCAACTGCGGGCGTACGAAGCCGGCGAGCGGGACCGATTCGACCTCGACGTCAGCTACCCGGAGGGGTTCCTCGGAGAGGTGATGGCGGCGATGTGCTCGATTCCGCCGGGCGAGACCCGGACGTACGGCGAGGTCGCCGCGAGCGTCGACTCGGCGGCCGTCGCCGTCGGCAGCGTCTGCGGGAAGAACCCGGTGCCAGTCGTCGTGCCGTGTCACCGCGTCGTCGCCGCGGACGGTCTCGGCGGCTACTCCGCGCTGGGCGGCCGCGACGCCAAGCGCGCGCTGCTCGAACGCGAGGGCGCGACCGTCTGA
- the rnhB gene encoding ribonuclease HII, with product MRRFGVDEAGKGPVLGSMFAAAVVGDPGDLPEGVADSKRLSPARREALDERIRDACAVGVAEIPVERIDDPETDMNALTVEAQANALADVAEDGLAGYVDAGDVDEARFGRRVAKGVPAEVDVTAEHGADDEYALVAAASILAKVARDGHVADLSAEYGDVGSGYPSDPTTREFLEAYVGEHGELPDCARASWQTSEDALAAAEQAGLSEF from the coding sequence ATGAGGCGGTTCGGCGTCGACGAGGCCGGGAAGGGGCCCGTGCTGGGGTCGATGTTCGCGGCGGCGGTCGTCGGCGACCCCGGCGACCTCCCCGAGGGCGTCGCGGACTCGAAGCGGCTCTCGCCGGCGCGCCGCGAAGCTCTCGACGAGCGAATCCGGGACGCCTGCGCGGTCGGCGTCGCCGAGATCCCCGTCGAGCGCATCGACGACCCGGAGACGGACATGAACGCGCTCACGGTCGAAGCGCAGGCGAACGCGCTCGCGGACGTCGCCGAGGACGGCCTCGCGGGCTACGTTGACGCGGGCGACGTGGACGAGGCGCGGTTCGGCCGGCGAGTCGCCAAGGGCGTGCCCGCCGAGGTGGACGTGACCGCCGAACACGGCGCGGACGACGAGTACGCGCTCGTGGCTGCGGCGAGCATTCTCGCGAAGGTCGCCAGGGACGGACACGTCGCCGACCTCTCGGCGGAGTACGGCGACGTGGGGTCGGGCTACCCGAGTGACCCGACGACGCGGGAGTTCCTCGAAGCGTACGTCGGCGAGCACGGGGAGCTGCCCGACTGTGCGCGGGCTTCGTGGCAGACGAGCGAGGACGCGCTCGCGGCGGCCGAGCAGGCCGGCCTCTCGGAGTTCTAG